One window of Bacillus alkalicellulosilyticus genomic DNA carries:
- the uvrB gene encoding excinuclease ABC subunit UvrB: MEGTFNLVSDYKPEGDQPAAIKKLVEGIQQGRKEQTLLGATGTGKTFTISNLIKEVNKPTLIIAHNKTLAGQLYSEFKEFFPNNAVEYFVSYYDYYQPEAYVPSTDTFIEKDSSINEEIDKLRHSATSSLFERKDVIIVASVSCIYGLGSPEEYSELMVSLRTGMEKERNQLLRDLVDIQYDRNDINFTRGTFRVRGDVVEIFPASRDEQCIRVEFFGDEIDRITEVDALTGEIKGERSHVAIFPASHFVTREEKLLKAITRIEQELEVRLKELHENGKLLEAQRLEQRTRYDLEMMREMGFCSGIENYSGHLTFREAGATPYTLLDFFPEDYLIVVDESHVTLPQIRGMYNGDRARKQVLVDHGFRLPSALDNRPLRFEEFEEKLQQIVFVSATPGPYELEKTPEVVEQIIRPTGLVDPTIDVRPSKGQIDDLIAEINDRVAKNERVLVTTLTKKMSEDLTDYLKEIGIKVRYMHSEIKTLERLDIIRQLRLGTFDVLIGINLLREGLDIPEVSLVTILDADKEGFLRSERSLIQTIGRAARNVNGHVIMYGDKITKSMQIAIDETQRRRARQQEHNEKLGITPQTIKKRIPSVVQATYAAETEETYEAPVPQKLSKKDRLAMIERVEKEMKDAARELNFERAAELRDLLLELKAEG; the protein is encoded by the coding sequence ATGGAAGGGACGTTTAATCTCGTTTCTGACTATAAACCAGAAGGAGACCAACCAGCTGCTATTAAAAAGCTAGTAGAGGGAATTCAGCAGGGGAGAAAGGAACAAACCCTGTTAGGAGCGACAGGAACAGGGAAGACCTTTACGATTTCAAACCTGATTAAAGAAGTGAATAAACCGACATTAATTATTGCCCATAACAAAACGTTAGCGGGGCAATTATATAGCGAGTTCAAGGAGTTTTTTCCAAACAATGCGGTAGAGTATTTTGTTAGTTATTACGATTACTATCAGCCTGAAGCCTATGTCCCTTCGACCGATACATTTATTGAGAAGGATTCTAGCATCAATGAAGAAATAGACAAGCTCCGTCATTCAGCTACAAGTTCGTTATTTGAACGAAAAGATGTAATCATTGTGGCGAGTGTGTCTTGTATTTACGGTTTAGGTTCTCCTGAAGAGTATAGTGAATTAATGGTCTCTCTTCGTACAGGGATGGAAAAAGAACGGAATCAACTCCTTCGGGATTTAGTTGATATTCAGTATGACCGCAATGATATTAATTTTACTCGCGGAACATTTCGTGTGCGTGGAGATGTCGTTGAAATCTTTCCAGCTTCACGTGACGAGCAATGTATTCGTGTTGAGTTTTTTGGTGATGAAATTGACCGAATTACCGAAGTAGATGCGTTAACCGGCGAGATAAAAGGCGAGAGAAGCCATGTCGCTATTTTTCCGGCGTCTCACTTTGTCACTCGTGAAGAAAAGCTACTTAAGGCGATTACGAGAATTGAACAAGAATTAGAGGTCCGTCTAAAAGAGTTGCATGAAAACGGAAAGCTGCTTGAAGCGCAGCGTCTTGAGCAACGGACGAGATATGATTTGGAAATGATGAGAGAGATGGGCTTCTGTTCAGGAATTGAAAACTATTCAGGTCATTTAACATTTCGTGAAGCGGGAGCAACACCATATACTTTGCTAGACTTCTTTCCGGAAGATTATCTAATTGTGGTCGATGAATCTCATGTTACGCTTCCACAAATCAGGGGTATGTACAATGGAGATAGAGCACGAAAACAAGTTCTTGTCGACCATGGCTTCAGGTTGCCATCAGCATTAGATAACCGACCTCTTCGATTTGAAGAATTTGAAGAGAAACTGCAACAGATTGTTTTTGTTTCTGCGACTCCTGGACCATATGAGCTAGAGAAAACACCAGAAGTGGTAGAGCAGATTATTCGTCCAACAGGATTAGTAGATCCAACGATTGATGTGCGACCGAGTAAGGGACAAATTGATGATTTAATTGCGGAAATTAATGATAGAGTCGCTAAAAATGAACGGGTACTTGTAACAACGTTAACTAAAAAAATGTCAGAGGACTTAACTGATTACTTAAAGGAAATTGGAATCAAAGTCCGTTACATGCATTCGGAAATTAAAACACTCGAGCGACTGGATATTATCCGTCAACTCAGACTTGGTACGTTTGATGTACTCATCGGAATTAACCTTCTCCGGGAAGGGTTAGATATACCAGAAGTGTCGTTAGTGACGATACTGGATGCGGATAAGGAAGGCTTTTTACGTTCAGAGCGATCGTTAATTCAGACAATTGGGCGAGCAGCTAGAAATGTGAATGGGCATGTCATCATGTATGGAGATAAAATTACGAAATCGATGCAAATTGCCATAGATGAAACACAACGACGTCGAGCAAGACAGCAAGAGCATAATGAGAAACTTGGAATTACGCCACAAACGATTAAAAAGAGAATTCCAAGTGTTGTTCAGGCGACGTACGCAGCAGAAACCGAAGAAACGTATGAAGCACCTGTACCGCAGAAGTTGAGTAAGAAAGACCGTCTTGCCATGATTGAACGAGTTGAAAAAGAAATGAAGGATGCAGCACGCGAGTTAAACTTCGAACGAGCTGCAGAGTTACGTGATCTATTATTAGAGCTTAAAGCGGAAGGATGA
- the uvrA gene encoding excinuclease ABC subunit UvrA, whose product MALEKIVVKGARSHNLKNIDVTIPRDKLVVLTGLSGSGKSSLAFDTIYAEGQRRYVESLSAYARQFLGQMDKPDVDAIEGLSPAISIDQKTTSRNPRSTVGTVTEIFDYLRLLYARIGKPICPKHGVEITSQTVQQMVDRIFEYPERTKMQILAPVISGRKGEHTKVLEDMKKQGFVRVRVNGEIREIAEDIKLEKNKKHSIEVVVDRVVIKEGAQTRVTDSLETALQLGDGRVLVDVIDQEELLFSQHHACPHCGFSISELEPRMFSFNSPYGACPSCDGLGSKLEVDLDLVIPDWTKTLRDHAIAPWEPTSSQYYPQLLEAVCEHYSIDMDVPVDQIPKPLLEKVLAGSGTEKIYFRYENEFGQIRENLVQFEGVLTNVARRYHETSSDYIREQMEAYMQQKHCPTCKGYRLKKESLAVFVGGKHIGEVSTLSVKDALTFFETVELTPKETAIARLILKEINDRLGFLINVGLDYLTLSRAAGTLSGGEAQRIRLATQIGSSLMGVLYILDEPSIGLHQRDNDRLIQTLEHMRNLGNTLIVVEHDEDTMLAADYIIDIGPGAGVHGGMITAQGTPAEIMNDENSLTGQYLSGKKFIALPPERRPLSSRRLTIKGATQNNLKNTTASIPLGVFVAVTGVSGSGKSTLINEILYKTLAQKLQRSKDKPGAHKEIEGIEHVDKVIDIDQSPIGRTPRSNPATYTGVFDDIRDVFAMTNEAKVRGYKKGRFSFNVKGGRCESCRGDGIIKIEMHFLPDVYVPCEVCYGKRYNRETLDITYKGKTISDVLEMTVEEGLEFFANIPKINRKIQTLVDVGLGYIRLGQPATTLSGGEAQRVKLASQLHRRATGKTIYILDEPTTGLHVDDIARLLVVLQRLVDNGDTVLVIEHNLDVIKSVDHIIDLGPEGGDKGGQIVATGTPEEVAEVSGSYTGYYLKPILQRERERMEKHISEKEMVKK is encoded by the coding sequence ATGGCCTTAGAAAAAATAGTCGTCAAGGGAGCACGCTCTCATAATTTAAAAAACATAGATGTCACCATCCCAAGAGATAAACTAGTAGTATTAACTGGTCTTTCTGGTTCAGGAAAGTCGTCGCTTGCTTTTGATACGATTTATGCTGAAGGACAACGGCGCTATGTTGAGTCACTTTCTGCTTATGCGCGACAGTTTTTAGGACAGATGGATAAGCCAGATGTTGATGCGATCGAAGGATTATCGCCTGCTATTTCAATTGACCAAAAAACAACAAGTCGAAATCCTCGTTCTACGGTTGGAACGGTTACAGAGATTTTTGACTATTTACGCCTGCTCTATGCTCGTATTGGAAAACCGATTTGTCCAAAGCATGGAGTTGAAATTACATCACAAACGGTGCAGCAAATGGTTGACCGTATTTTTGAATATCCTGAGAGAACAAAAATGCAAATACTAGCGCCTGTGATTTCTGGGCGAAAAGGTGAGCATACAAAAGTTTTAGAGGACATGAAAAAGCAAGGATTTGTTCGTGTCCGAGTTAACGGAGAGATACGTGAAATTGCTGAGGACATTAAGTTAGAAAAAAATAAAAAGCATAGCATTGAAGTTGTCGTAGACCGTGTCGTCATTAAAGAAGGCGCACAAACAAGAGTGACCGATTCCTTAGAAACGGCATTGCAACTTGGTGATGGCCGTGTACTTGTTGATGTGATTGATCAAGAAGAGCTATTGTTTAGCCAGCATCACGCATGTCCGCATTGTGGATTTTCAATATCGGAACTTGAACCAAGAATGTTTTCGTTTAACAGTCCGTATGGAGCTTGTCCGTCTTGTGATGGGCTTGGTTCAAAGCTTGAGGTCGATTTAGATTTGGTTATTCCAGACTGGACTAAAACGTTACGAGACCATGCGATAGCACCTTGGGAACCAACAAGTTCCCAATATTACCCGCAGTTGCTAGAGGCTGTGTGTGAGCATTATAGCATCGACATGGATGTGCCAGTTGACCAAATCCCTAAACCGTTGCTTGAAAAAGTGTTAGCGGGGAGTGGGACTGAGAAAATTTATTTCCGTTATGAAAATGAGTTTGGCCAAATTCGGGAAAACCTTGTACAATTCGAAGGTGTTCTTACTAATGTCGCAAGACGCTATCATGAGACAAGCTCAGATTATATTCGTGAACAAATGGAAGCGTACATGCAACAAAAACATTGTCCTACATGTAAAGGCTATCGTCTTAAAAAAGAAAGTCTAGCTGTATTTGTTGGTGGCAAACATATCGGAGAAGTATCGACTCTATCGGTAAAAGATGCACTGACGTTCTTTGAAACGGTTGAATTGACACCGAAAGAAACAGCGATTGCACGGTTAATTTTAAAAGAAATCAATGACCGCCTCGGCTTCCTTATCAATGTTGGACTAGACTACTTAACATTAAGTCGAGCAGCAGGGACGTTATCAGGTGGAGAGGCTCAGCGCATTCGTCTCGCGACTCAAATCGGTTCATCATTGATGGGAGTTTTATATATATTAGATGAACCATCAATTGGACTCCATCAACGTGATAATGACCGTCTCATTCAAACTCTTGAGCATATGAGAAACTTAGGTAATACGTTAATTGTGGTCGAGCATGACGAAGATACAATGCTTGCGGCTGATTATATTATTGACATAGGTCCTGGAGCAGGAGTACATGGCGGAATGATTACAGCTCAAGGGACTCCAGCAGAAATTATGAATGATGAAAACTCGCTCACTGGTCAATATTTATCAGGGAAAAAGTTCATTGCTTTACCTCCTGAACGTAGACCATTATCGTCACGCAGGTTAACGATAAAAGGAGCGACTCAAAATAATCTGAAAAACACAACTGCTTCGATACCACTTGGTGTATTTGTAGCAGTTACAGGAGTTTCAGGCTCTGGAAAAAGTACATTGATTAATGAGATATTATATAAAACATTGGCTCAAAAACTGCAAAGAAGTAAAGACAAGCCTGGGGCACATAAGGAGATTGAAGGGATTGAACATGTCGATAAAGTGATTGATATTGACCAATCACCTATTGGACGAACGCCGCGTTCCAATCCTGCGACATATACAGGTGTATTTGATGACATTCGTGATGTCTTTGCGATGACAAATGAGGCGAAGGTTCGTGGATATAAAAAAGGTCGGTTTAGCTTTAATGTCAAAGGTGGGCGTTGTGAGTCATGTCGTGGAGACGGCATCATTAAGATTGAGATGCACTTTTTACCAGATGTTTATGTTCCTTGTGAAGTCTGCTATGGCAAACGTTATAACCGTGAGACTCTTGACATCACATATAAAGGAAAAACCATTTCAGATGTCCTTGAAATGACAGTGGAAGAAGGACTTGAGTTTTTTGCAAATATCCCGAAAATCAACCGAAAAATCCAAACGCTCGTTGATGTTGGACTTGGATATATTAGGCTTGGCCAGCCAGCGACAACATTATCTGGAGGAGAAGCTCAACGTGTGAAGCTTGCCTCTCAGCTTCATCGCCGCGCAACAGGAAAGACGATATATATTTTAGATGAACCAACGACAGGTCTTCATGTAGACGATATTGCAAGATTACTTGTTGTATTGCAACGTCTAGTCGACAACGGTGATACCGTTCTCGTTATTGAACACAATCTCGATGTCATTAAAAGCGTGGACCACATCATTGATTTAGGACCTGAGGGTGGAGATAAAGGCGGTCAAATAGTAGCGACAGGTACCCCGGAGGAAGTAGCCGAAGTGAGCGGATCTTACACTGGCTATTACTTAAAGCCAATCTTGCAACGAGAACGCGAACGGATGGAAAAGCATATTTCTGAAAAAGAAATGGTGAAAAAATAA
- a CDS encoding PDZ domain-containing protein — protein sequence MDIAIDVVKGIATFFIHPIVYIGILYALWMGILRVKKERHDFHSRIYDFIDDVKTTLAGGLLAGLLLSIALVVAGVVLAPKVLVTIGIIYFLFMLTFQVRLLSPAYTLPFVVLAMYILDWWKAPFYFFTQQDLSAMLDWTVNVALLFAVLLLVEGFLILSSAHKKVSPRIFQGKRGKYVGALESKRLWLLPLVLVVPSGQLPEWLYWPLLSPTVSEGYGVVMVPFFIGFSQLLFSGVASLRTKEIGRKVGLLGVIVLALVLGAYFYWPLVIVSAAVAIIGREVIFQFYKQKEKNSPRFFTPKGEGVVVLGIIPGSSAEKMGLLVGESIVKVNGTAVNSPTTFYEALQRNSAFCKLEVIDINGEKRFAQSALYAGEHYQIGVVFVKEELQLKDSIV from the coding sequence ATGGATATAGCAATAGATGTCGTAAAAGGAATAGCCACGTTTTTTATCCATCCTATAGTATATATTGGAATTCTTTATGCGCTTTGGATGGGAATCCTTCGTGTCAAAAAAGAGCGCCATGATTTCCATAGTCGGATATATGATTTTATTGATGATGTAAAAACGACACTCGCTGGTGGGTTACTTGCTGGACTCCTGTTATCAATAGCTCTTGTCGTTGCTGGAGTAGTCTTAGCTCCAAAGGTTCTTGTTACGATTGGTATTATCTATTTCTTATTTATGCTAACCTTTCAAGTGCGATTGTTGTCTCCAGCCTACACCTTACCCTTTGTCGTCCTAGCAATGTATATATTAGATTGGTGGAAAGCACCTTTTTATTTTTTCACGCAACAAGACTTGTCCGCGATGCTTGATTGGACAGTTAATGTTGCCCTTTTATTCGCAGTTTTGCTCCTTGTCGAAGGGTTTTTAATTCTTTCTTCAGCCCATAAAAAAGTGTCTCCGCGAATTTTTCAAGGAAAACGGGGGAAATATGTAGGGGCTCTTGAAAGCAAAAGGTTATGGTTGCTTCCCTTAGTTCTTGTTGTTCCCTCAGGACAACTTCCTGAATGGTTGTATTGGCCTCTTCTGTCGCCGACAGTCTCAGAAGGATATGGGGTTGTGATGGTCCCATTTTTTATAGGGTTTAGTCAGTTATTGTTTTCTGGAGTGGCGAGCTTGAGAACGAAAGAAATTGGTCGGAAAGTTGGATTGCTCGGAGTTATCGTACTCGCGTTAGTATTAGGGGCTTATTTTTACTGGCCATTGGTGATCGTTTCAGCTGCAGTAGCGATAATTGGTCGAGAGGTCATCTTCCAGTTTTATAAACAAAAAGAGAAGAATAGCCCACGCTTTTTCACACCTAAAGGAGAAGGTGTAGTTGTGTTAGGCATCATTCCTGGATCCTCTGCTGAAAAAATGGGCCTATTGGTCGGAGAAAGTATAGTCAAAGTAAATGGTACTGCAGTCAATAGTCCAACAACGTTTTATGAAGCGCTACAGCGAAATTCAGCATTTTGCAAGTTAGAAGTTATTGATATCAACGGAGAAAAGCGTTTCGCTCAATCCGCCTTATATGCAGGCGAACACTATCAAATTGGTGTTGTGTTTGTAAAAGAAGAATTGCAATTAAAGGATTCAATTGTGTAA
- a CDS encoding DUF2198 family protein gives MLDLILALILPFIIMVVVTRVAFSVIGAVIVSVMIMIFGIGVHEQSFLVIALALVSTVAGWFAAQKVLKKKPGM, from the coding sequence ATGTTAGATTTGATTTTGGCACTCATCCTGCCGTTTATCATAATGGTGGTTGTGACACGAGTGGCTTTTAGTGTCATTGGAGCGGTAATCGTTTCAGTCATGATTATGATTTTTGGGATCGGGGTTCACGAGCAGTCCTTTCTAGTAATCGCTCTAGCACTCGTTTCCACAGTCGCTGGTTGGTTTGCGGCTCAAAAAGTATTAAAAAAGAAGCCAGGGATGTAA
- a CDS encoding nitroreductase family protein, whose translation MSILETMRQRKSKRTFEVKEITQGDLEILKELVVKESGSHGRIELIEVTNNVTDKGIKLGTYGIIKNPQAYLVGISKNDTPSIVGLGYHFQKIVLKAVEMGLGTCWMGGTFSRNSFSKEILMKDDEFIPCISPLGYPRDKKGVIDKTMSFIAKSANRKEWDQLFFENTFERTLTKSASGKFETALEMVRIGPSASNKQPWRILLSEDQTHLHFYIEHTPNYSRGFGYDMQLLDMGIAKCQFELACNEVGMDGEWMETEPRLSLPSKNYEYICSWKTR comes from the coding sequence GTGTCAATTCTAGAAACGATGCGTCAGCGGAAATCGAAACGAACGTTTGAGGTAAAAGAAATCACTCAAGGAGACCTTGAGATTCTAAAAGAGTTGGTGGTGAAAGAAAGTGGAAGTCATGGTCGCATCGAGCTGATAGAAGTGACAAACAATGTGACAGATAAAGGGATAAAACTTGGGACTTATGGGATTATTAAAAACCCGCAAGCCTATTTAGTCGGAATCTCTAAAAACGATACACCATCAATAGTAGGACTTGGCTATCATTTTCAAAAGATTGTACTAAAAGCTGTTGAAATGGGGTTAGGAACCTGTTGGATGGGAGGAACATTTAGTAGGAACTCATTTTCTAAAGAAATCTTAATGAAGGACGATGAGTTTATCCCTTGTATCTCTCCCCTTGGGTACCCAAGAGATAAGAAGGGTGTCATCGATAAGACGATGAGTTTCATTGCAAAATCAGCTAATCGAAAAGAATGGGATCAACTCTTTTTTGAGAATACTTTTGAAAGAACACTTACGAAAAGTGCTTCTGGAAAGTTCGAAACTGCACTTGAGATGGTTCGAATTGGTCCGTCTGCATCGAACAAGCAGCCCTGGAGAATCCTTTTATCAGAGGACCAGACTCATCTTCATTTTTATATTGAGCACACACCAAACTATAGCCGTGGGTTTGGCTATGATATGCAATTATTAGACATGGGAATTGCCAAGTGCCAATTTGAATTGGCCTGTAACGAAGTGGGGATGGATGGAGAGTGGATGGAAACTGAGCCCCGTCTTTCCTTACCTTCTAAAAATTACGAGTATATCTGCAGCTGGAAAACTAGATAA